One window of Theropithecus gelada isolate Dixy chromosome 4, Tgel_1.0, whole genome shotgun sequence genomic DNA carries:
- the OOEP gene encoding oocyte-expressed protein homolog yields MVDDAGAAESQRGKQTPADSLEQLCMLPLPPPQIRIRPWWFPVQELRDPLVFYLEAWLADELFGPDRAMIPEMEWTSQALMTVDIVDSGNLVEITVFGRPSVQNRVKSMLLCLASFHREHRARAEKMKHLEKNLKAHASDPHSPQDPVA; encoded by the exons ATGGTCGATGACGCTGGTGCTGCTGAGTCCCAGCGGGGCAAACAGACCCCGGCCGACTCCCTGGAGCAGCTGTGTATGTTACCACTTCCGCCGCCGCAGATTCGCATCCGGCCTTGGTGGTTTCCGGTGCAGGAACTGAGAGACCCTTTGGTGTTCTACCTGGAGGCATGGCTGGCAGACGAGCTCTTTG GCCCGGACCGAGCCATGATTCCAGAAATGGAGTGGACGAGCCAGGCCCTGATGACAGTGGACATAGTGGACTCTGGGAACCTAGTCGAAATCACCGTTTTTGGACGGCCCAGTGTACAGAATCGGGTGAAGAGCATGCTCCTGTGCCTGGCATCGTTTCACCGAGAACATCGTGCCCGAG CTGAGAAGATGAAACACCTTGAGAAGAACTTGAAGGCCCATGCATCAGACCCCCACTCTCCCCAGGATCCTGTTGCTTAA